The sequence TTCTTTTTATTTTTAGTTGTAGAATAATTACGTCTCTTGCAATCTGTACATTCCAGAGTAATTATTTCTCTCATAGATGCCACCCCCTAACAAAGTAGATCATTTAAGCACATTACTTTTACACCCTATACACTCTATCACATCTTCGAATAAAAGTCAATAATAATTTAATATTAGGTGATAGCTTAAACAATAGCAGAAAAGTAGAAAAGTGGGTATATTTA is a genomic window of Orenia marismortui DSM 5156 containing:
- the rpmG gene encoding 50S ribosomal protein L33; amino-acid sequence: MREIITLECTDCKRRNYSTTKNKKNQRERLEIKKYCKFCKEHTVHKETK